CCAAAGATTAGCATACAGTAAAATTCTATTTGAATGTGTGGTTTGAGATATGTATATatgcgtatatactgtatagagatATATTGCATTATTCTACAAATATATTTGAACGCGTTTGAATAGTTAGGTCACGAAAGAAAATGCATTGTAAGCAAATATGAAAACTGCATATTTCTGTCTGTTGGTTGACGCCCACTTGAGTGGGTCTCAATGCAGGATGCGTCCATGTTTCTGGACTGTtgtcgccccctattggtggacGTGAGACTGCAGCCTGCTGGCTCCCCTGAGCTTTTTATGCAAACATTCTCAACTCTACTTTTGCATTTTACTGTCCAACTCATGCACGAGCTCTACTTGTTTAAAGGCATAACTAACGGAACATGTAATGGATACAAAAGCAGTCAGGAAGAAatgaatcaatatttatttaaaaaaaaaacatgtatttgtgCAAAGACGTAAATATGCTCgtcatttttgtttgttccGTTTTGATGTTTTCCTTCTATTTTGGCATTTGATGTTGCATTTAAAGTGAGAAAAAGCAGACTGAGAGTTGCTCGTGTTCTTTGGAGCAGAGTCGTGTTACGTCCCCGCCTACCAGCACCCCCCACCTCCAATCACTTCCTGGCCCTTACAATAAATTCAGCGTCTCCCAAAAGCGTCTCACAGCCTCCGAGAGTCGCTCCGTGAGTCAAGTTGGAAAAAAGTTGCGCAAAGCTGAGGCGCAGCGATCACATTTTGCCTCAAAGGACCGACACTTTACTGCTTTTgggactttttttgtcattccaataaaaaaaaggatttttgcCGTCAGAGTGCGCGCAGCAGGCTTTGCTGTCACTGCAGTCTTTGGGCTCAGTGCGCGTGGATTCGgactttctgctttttttttttcctcctttaagCCGTCCTGCAAATTATTTCGCATGAATCTCCTCGACCCTTACCTGAAGATGACCGAAGAACAGGACAAATGTCTCTCTGACGCGCCAAGTCCCAGCATGTCCGAGGACTCTGCCGGCTCGCCGTGCCCGTCCGGCTCCGGCTCGGACACGGAGAACACCAGACCCTCCGACAACCACCTCCTGCACGGCGCAGATTACAAGAAGGAAGGGGACGAGGAGGAGAAGTTTCCGGTGTGCATCCGCGACGCCGTGTCCCAGGTGCTCAAAGGCTACGACTGGACTCTGGTGCCCATGCCGGTGCGCGTCAACGGTTCTAGCAAGAGCAAACCGCACGTCAAGAGACCCATGAACGCCTTCATGGTGTGGGCTCAGGCTGCACGCAGGAAGCTGGCGGACCAGTACCCGCACCTGCACAACGCCGAGCTCAGCAAAACTTTAGGGAAACTTTGGAGGTACGTCAGGCGCACGCTCATTTTGGTTTTAAGCACAGTTTTTGCGCTGGAAACCAACCGACATGCAACCGAATTGCACATTTGAACGTGTCTGCTTGTGTTCCCAGGCTGCTCAACGAGGCCGAGAAGCGTCCCTTCGTGGAGGAGGCCGAGCGCCTCAGGGTGCAGCACAAGAAGGACCACCCGGACTACAAGTACCAGCCCAGGCGGAGAAAGTCCGTCAAGAACGGCCAGATTGAGCCTGAAGACGGCGAGCAGACTCACATCTCTCCTAACGCCATCTTCAAGGCGCTGCAGCAGGCGGACTCTCCCGCCTCCAGCATGGGCGAGATGCACTCGCCAGGGGAGCATTCAGGTACAGGACCCACTACATCCAATCACAACTTATTAAAGGGTGCACGTGAGCACTTCAAATCGCTGTCATCCTGCAGATGAATGATTCCAACTCCCTGTCTTTTTTACAATCAAATTGATCTTTATGTCACGTTTCCAAATGTTAGGGACCCAAAATGGGTGTAAAACGTTTTATTCACCATCACGTTGACTGTAATAACTTCTTGCATAAGTTTATGTACACTGttgcagaaaatgttttttttaatgtctcaGGTGAGGAATCAGGGTTCTAACTTGACAGCTGCAACAAATAATCCATGATCCAAATAACTGACAACCATTTTGGTTCGACTCATCAATTTTTGaggtaaaaattaaaaaaaaaatcctctgatttcagcctgtcaaatgtgaatattttttaatttccttagttctcaatgaaagcagacctatgatctttgttttttttggctaaacaagatagtcacacactaactgtttgtgtttggcacATAGGGCTTCAGCAATGACTCCATTAATAatcgaaacaagcttcagattaatcaactaagaaaacaATCGTGAGATGCAGCCCTAAAGGACATTCTTTGAGAgtctatttacatttttagatcCAAAAACTATTACtagattatccaattaattgacaactattttggtaatcaattaatcatcgattaattgctGCAGCATAATATGCGTTACTGCTGGAGTTGAATCTCATGTATGTCAAATGTCATGGTATGgacgttggggaaaaaaaataaaaaaaacattaaaatttgTGTTGCAGAATATGTTGGTCAAAATTTGCTGCCCCACTGAGAAGAAAAAGGATAGACAGAGTTGGCAGAAACAGAAGAGAAATCACCTAAACATCACTAGCAGGATTATTTAtcattcattatcattatcattatcattatcattcattaagtCTGTGTTCTGTACGTGTGGGTCCAGGGTGCACAGTTTTAATTGGCTCttaagtggaaaaaagtttgggttTGTGATGAAAAGTCTGCCCCACACACAAGATaaaggacagggagagctgGCAGGAACAACAGATCAACATCAAGGAAATCACCTAAAACAGCATTCTAATGGCTGTTTCTGTTTATTTCATTGATGATGAATTTATATGCATTACTGCTGAAAATTCATTGTCAACTTCTTTTCCAAATGCAAAATGGCAGCCGAGTCCGCACTGAACTCACAGCATCATGCGACCAAACTGTCCTGTCCTCCTCTCAGGTCAGTCCCAGGGCCCGCCGACACCCCCGACGACCCCCAAGACGGACCTCCCCTCCGCCAAGTCAGACCTGAAGCGCGAGGGCCGCCCCGCTCACGAGGGCCCCAGCCGCCAGCTCAACATTGAC
This genomic interval from Dunckerocampus dactyliophorus isolate RoL2022-P2 chromosome 18, RoL_Ddac_1.1, whole genome shotgun sequence contains the following:
- the sox9a gene encoding transcription factor SOX-9a, producing the protein MNLLDPYLKMTEEQDKCLSDAPSPSMSEDSAGSPCPSGSGSDTENTRPSDNHLLHGADYKKEGDEEEKFPVCIRDAVSQVLKGYDWTLVPMPVRVNGSSKSKPHVKRPMNAFMVWAQAARRKLADQYPHLHNAELSKTLGKLWRLLNEAEKRPFVEEAERLRVQHKKDHPDYKYQPRRRKSVKNGQIEPEDGEQTHISPNAIFKALQQADSPASSMGEMHSPGEHSGQSQGPPTPPTTPKTDLPSAKSDLKREGRPAHEGPSRQLNIDFGAVDIGELSSEVISNMGSFDVDEFDQYLPPHSHAAAQGGYASAGQGGYSSIGNGGNMGAWLSKQQHSLSTLGQQEGQQRGSAQIKTEQLSPSHYSEQQGSPQHVAYGSFSLQHYSASSYPPISRAQYDYSDQQGGSSYYTSGQGSGLYSTFGYMSPSQRPMYTPIADNAGVPSVPQTHSPQHWEQQPIYTQLSRP